In Leuconostoc kimchii IMSNU 11154, the DNA window TATCAACTAATTCAAACGTTGTATTAATTGGTTGTGCCTCTCGATGGCTTTCAATTTTGCGTGCAATCTGCTTAGGAAATCTATCTTCGCCGTAACGGCTCAATATGCGTAATAATTCATGAAAAGACCAGTCGTTAACGATTATTTTAGCCGTTAAATTCTGACGTTGATCCATACGCATGTCCAAATCTGCATCGTAGTTATAACTAAATCCACGTTGCCCATCGTCAAATTGTACCGAACTGACACCTAAATCATAAATAATCCCATCAACCTGCGTTACACCACGCTCAGCAAGAGCTGATGTTAGCGTGCGGAAATTTTGATGAATAAGAACTAGTTTCCCTGCTTGAATATCATCAGCAAACTGCTCTCGATTATATCGAATAGCTAAATCATCTTGATCAAAACTATATAACGTGCCAGATGTCAATTGTTTTAAAATTTCTCCCGTATGCCCACCGCCACCTAACGTAGCATCGACATAGAGACCGTCTGGTTTAATATTAAGCAAAGCGACTGCTTCGTGTAAGAGTACTGTGACATGTTCAAATTCAGTCATTAAAATTATTTCCTTTAACTAGAAGTCGAAGTCAACTAGTCCCTCTGCAATTTCATCAAAATCTTCGGCAGTTGCAAGTGTATAATCGTGCCAGTTTTCTGAACTCCAAATTTCAAAGGAATCACCAGATCCTGTGACAGTCACACTTTTTTCAAGTGAAGCGTATGCTTTCAAATTAGACGGAATTATAATACGTCCTTGTTTATCAATTTCTGCTTCCATAGCACCTGCTAAAACAAAACGTTTAAATTGACGTGCTTCTTTTTTACCTAATGGTAGCTGGTTCAGTTGTTCTTCTAATTTTTCCCAGATCGGCATTGGCATGGCGCGTAAAGCATGTTCCATCCAACGTGTTACGATAAATTTATCGCCTAACTGGTTACGGAATTTTGCTGGGATAATAAGTCGCCCTTTTGTATCGAGCGTATGTGAATATTCGCCCATAAACATTAGGACTACCTCCATTAAAAATTCTATACTACTAATTTACCACATTTCACCACTTCCCTCCACCTAATTATTATTTTGTCATCATTTAGTAAATTTTAGTACACATAAAAAAGCTGTTATCTTCAGAGATAACAGCTTTTTTATGTGGTGGGGATCAGTGGGTTGTGAAACCCACAATTGTAACAATTAACAGCAAGACACCACCTAATAACCCACTCCATTCCCAAAATTTATACCAAAACGAACGCCAATGCCATTTATTTTGTAGTAAAACCCACGACAAAATTGACCCAATCAGACACCAAACGATAACAAACCATAAAATCCAACTCACACCAAAACGATAACCCATCGTGTAATGTAATAGAATCCACAAGGGAATCACACTTATATCTAACGTTTTAAGTTTAAGTTTACGCAGTCGTGTCCACTTTTTTAATACAAAAATGATTAAAATAATAACAACCGCTCCTATTGGCCCAAACCACCATTGCATAATTTTACCTCACTATACTTTATTAACAATATCGAAATATCGACAAAAAGGCAAATAGCCTATTTGATCATGTGACAGGTTTAAAAATACCAAATATATAGTATACCATTACAATTGCATATTAATCCCTCAATATGGTAAACTAAATTTGAATTATAACGAGGTGAAACATGACAGACGAACAACATTCGCGACCTGTTAATGCTAAATTACAAGCAGAAATTGACGCAAAATTAAATCAACATCGTGTACCAAAAAGCAAACCGAAATCACGCACTCGCATTGAAAAGATGATACTTACTATGTCTTGGGTCATGATTATTTTACTCGTTGGTGGTGTTTTCTACGCCGCTATTAGCTCACTGGGATGGTTTTAACATAGCCTGTACACAAAAAGAACCCTGAGAAAAATAGCATTTCTCAGGGTTCTTTTGTGTAACTTATTCGACTGAAATTAAGAACGGATACAAGGGCTGTTTGCCTTCATGAATTTCAACTTCAAGCGCATCATCAATTGACAATATTGCTTCTTGAAGTTTTTTAGCGTCTTTTTCTTTCACATCTTCTCCAAAAATCACTGTTACAATTTCAGAATCACTATCTATCATTTGTGAAACAGCTTCAAT includes these proteins:
- the rsmH gene encoding 16S rRNA (cytosine(1402)-N(4))-methyltransferase RsmH, whose product is MTEFEHVTVLLHEAVALLNIKPDGLYVDATLGGGGHTGEILKQLTSGTLYSFDQDDLAIRYNREQFADDIQAGKLVLIHQNFRTLTSALAERGVTQVDGIIYDLGVSSVQFDDGQRGFSYNYDADLDMRMDQRQNLTAKIIVNDWSFHELLRILSRYGEDRFPKQIARKIESHREAQPINTTFELVDIIKEAIPAPARRKGGHPAKRTFQALRIAVNDELGALEDSLTQAIALLAPSGRISAITFQSLEDRLVKQMFREKTSTPELPVGLPVLPGQFEADYTLLTRKPILPSEHEMTINHRSESAKLRGIERK
- the mraZ gene encoding division/cell wall cluster transcriptional repressor MraZ, with product MFMGEYSHTLDTKGRLIIPAKFRNQLGDKFIVTRWMEHALRAMPMPIWEKLEEQLNQLPLGKKEARQFKRFVLAGAMEAEIDKQGRIIIPSNLKAYASLEKSVTVTGSGDSFEIWSSENWHDYTLATAEDFDEIAEGLVDFDF
- a CDS encoding DUF3397 family protein; the protein is MQWWFGPIGAVVIILIIFVLKKWTRLRKLKLKTLDISVIPLWILLHYTMGYRFGVSWILWFVIVWCLIGSILSWVLLQNKWHWRSFWYKFWEWSGLLGGVLLLIVTIVGFTTH
- a CDS encoding DUF4044 domain-containing protein, translated to MTDEQHSRPVNAKLQAEIDAKLNQHRVPKSKPKSRTRIEKMILTMSWVMIILLVGGVFYAAISSLGWF